The stretch of DNA GCTCCCCTGTCATAACGGAAGTCAGTTGAATGTTCCTATATCTTATACCCACAATGCCGGAACCAGCCGTCGATGTCCTCGCACGTGATGAGGTCCATGGCCCTGGCAATGGCGTCGTCGAGCGCCTGTAGAGTGCGCGCCTCCATGCTCTTGAGCAGTTCCTTGAGCTTGTTCCAGAGCAATTCAATGGGATTGAGGTCCGGCGAGTAAGGGGGAAGGAAGAGAAC from Cystobacter ferrugineus encodes:
- a CDS encoding transposase; translated protein: VLFLPPYSPDLNPIELLWNKLKELLKSMEARTLQALDDAIARAMDLITCEDIDGWFRHCGYKI